The sequence below is a genomic window from Variovorax paradoxus B4.
GCCGCGGCTCTGGACGCCGCCGGGGTTCGAGTCCCAGTTGACCTTGGGACCGGTGATGCGGATCGTGATCGGCAGCCGGTTCACCAGCGCCTGCGCGCGCGCGACGTCGGGCGGCGTGCCGATCTCGGCGACGAGCCGGTCGGCATAGTCGACCAGCATCGGCTTGGCGGCCTCGGCCCAGCCGGTGGAAAAGGACTTCTTCATGCCGCCCATGAACACGGCCGCCATCACCAGCGCCAGCATCACGAACATCATGACCAGCCGGATGCGCAGCGAGCGGCGCCAGCGGCGCTTGCCCTGCACCTTTTCGTGCCACTGCGCGTGCCATTGCCTGTGCAGCTCTTCGCGGCGGCATGCGATCTCGCGCAATGCCTCGCGGAAACCCCGCCGCCGAAGCCTCATGCGGGCTCGCTGCGCGCCACGGCCAGCGCATAGCCGGCGTTGCGCAGCGTCTTGATGCAATCCAGCGGCTCGAGCTTCTTGCGCAGGCGGCTCACCACGATGTCGACCGCCCGGGTGTAGAGCTCGGCTTCATGGCCGCGCAGGCGGTTCAGGATGTCGTCGCGGCTGAACACCTTGCCGGGCTCGGCCGCCAGCAGCGCCAGCAGCTCGAACTCGGTGCCGGTGAGCTCGACGCGCTCGCCGTGGCGCAGCACCTGGCGCCGGTCGAGGTCGATCGACAGCCCGTCGAACACGCGGTGCTGCGTGCCGTTGCCGTTGCCGTTGGCGGCCGCCGGCGTGCTGCGCTGGCGGCGCAGGATGGTCTGCACGCGCGCCACCAGCTCGCGCGGCTCGAAGGGCTTGGGCACGTAGTCGTCGGCGCCCAGCTCGAGGCCGACCACGCGGTCCATCACCTCGCCGCGCGCGGTGAGCATCACGATGGGAATGTCGCTCTCCTTGCGGATCTCGCGGCACAGCGCGAAGCCGTCCATCTCGGGCAGCATCACGTCGAGAATCGCCGCGTCGTACGGGCCCGCACGCAGCTTGGCGAGCCCTTCGCTCGGGCGCACCGCGTTCTCCAGCGTGTAGCCGAAGCGGGCGAAGTAGGTGGTCAGCGGCGCGGCGAGATGTTCGTCGTCGTCGATCAGCAGGATGCGCGGCATGGCGGGATTGTGCCTCCTGGCGAACAATTGGCTGACGATCAGGCCCGCGGGCATTGCACCGCCGTTTCCGTCCGCTGCAAGGCGCGCCACCGCGCGGCCTTCGCTGCGCTCACCACGGATCGGCCCGTCCGATGCGGCCCAGGTGCGTCGAGCCGAAGCCCGCGCCGTACTTGAGGCCGTAGCCGAGCGCGCGGTCGAGGCCGATGTGGGCGCACCAGATCAGGCCGCCGGTCACGGCCCACGGGATGGCCGCGAGCGCGCCGACGGCCAGCAGCACGATGGCGCCGAGGTAAGAATGCGTGGCGTTGTAGAAGGCGGCGCCGATGCGCGGCCCGGCCAGATAGCCCAGCATCGCGAGATCGGGTGCCAGCAGCCAGAGCGCGAACACACCCCAGCCGGCACCGAACTGCGCGTAGGCGGCCAGCGATGCGGCGAGCACCACCACGCCTTCCACACGCAGCAGCATGCGCACGCCGCCCGCCGCTGGCACTGCCTGGTCGTGGGATACCGCGGAACCGGCTTCGCCGGGCCGCAGGTATCGCCCCCTTGCAGGGGGTTGGCGAAGCGACACGAAGTGCGCAAAGCCTGGGAGTGAGCCAAGCCTAGCCATGATGGCCCCAGCGGCGGCCGCCGCGATCCATGAAGTCGCGCACCTTCTGCTGCTGCGCTGCATTCAGGCTGTCGAAGAAATCGGCGGCGGCCGCGATGATCTCCGGGCTGCCGTTGCGCACGGCCGCGGTCTTCTCGTCGACGAGCCGCGTGGCGGCGGCCTGGTCGAGCTTGTTGCCCGCGAACAGCGCCTTGAACTGCGAACGCGGATCGCCCGAACCGCCTGCACCGCGCATGGCTTCGCGCTGTGCCTGCAGCTTCTCGGACAGCACGGCGAGCTTCTGCTTCTGCGAAGCGTCGAGTTCCAGCTTGCTGCCGACGCGCTCGACCATCTTCGTGCGGAACTCGGCGGAGTCGCCGCCGCCCCAGCCGTGTCGATGACCGGCGCAGCCGGCAATGCTGCCCGCCACCACCGCAAGGCCGGCGAAACCGAAGAGAGTGCGTTTGATCCAGTGTTTCATGATGTTCCTTGCGGCCCCAGGGGTGCCCTGTGGGCGTGGGTCTTAGAGCTTGTTGCTGTTGCCGGCCGCTGCGGCACGTGCATCGACGGGGTTCTGCATGGTCGAGACGACCTTGCTGTTCACGCGCGAGCCCGAGGTCACGTTCTGGTCGGGTGCGGCGGCGGTGCGCATGGCTTCGAAGACGACGCCCGCGCGGTCCCTGGAAACGGCCATGGTCTCGGCGCCGCGCGAACCGCGCACGACGTTCTGGTCCGGTGCGGAAGCCTCGCGAGCGGCCTCGGCGTTGACTTCGGCGCGGCTCTTTGCCGAGGTGAGCGGCTGGACGCCTTCGTAGGATTCAGCCTTGGCGCCGGCTGCAGCGAGCAGCGCGAAGGAGCCGATGGCAACGACTTGGGTCAGGGAGAGAGATTTCATGATCAGGCCTTTCTGTGGTGGAAGAGGAGACCTGATGGTGCTTGCCGCGGCGCGGCAAGTCCTTTCGCCGCAGTTTCGGCGTGTTTCGTTTTATTTCGATTCCGCCCTGCCTTCGAGCGAATTGAATAGCTAAGAACTAACTTCCGGCGAGGACCGACGCCGGATCGTCCGACTCGAGCACGCCCTTCGCCCAGACTTCGAGCTTGCTGGTGTCGGCGCGCAGCACTTCCTGCTTGACGGCGAGGATGCGCGAAGGATGCATCGAGAAGCTGCGCAATCCCAGGCCGAGCAAGAGGCGCGTGAAGGCCACGTCGCCCGCCATTTCGCCGCACACCGCCACGCTCTTGCCCTGGCGGCGGCATTCGGCAATGGTGTCGGCCACGAGCTTCAGCACCGCGGGGTGGGCCGGGTCGTAGAGGTGGGCCACGGCTTCGTCGGCCCGGTCGATGGCCAGCGTGTACTGGATCAGGTCGTTGGTGCCGATCGACAGGAAGTCGAAGTACTTCAGGAAGGTCTTGAGCGTGAGCGCGGCGGCGGGAATCTCGATCATCGCGCCGAGCTTCACCTTGCCGTACACGGCACCGCGGCTGTCGAGTTCCGAGCGCGCGAAGTCGATCAGCGACAGCGTCTGGCGGATCTCGCTGACGTGCGCGAGCATCGGAATCAGCAGGTGGATTTCGCCGTGCGCCGCCGCACGCAGGATGGCGCGCAGTTGCGTGAGGAACATGGCCGGATCGGCCAGGCTCCATCGAATGGCGCGCAGGCCGAGCGCGGGGTTCAGGTGCTCCTGCTTGCTGGCCACCTTGCCGTCGATGGGCTTGTCGGCGCCCACGTCGATGGTGCGGATGGTGACCGGCATGCCCTGCATGCCCTCGACGGCACGCTTGTAGGCCTGGTACTGCTCTTCCTCGTCGGGCAGGCGGGTCTGGCGCTGCGACTCGCGGCCCATGAAAAGGAACTCGCTGCGAAACAGCCCGACACCCACCGCGCCGGCCTTGACGGCGCCGACGGTGTCCTCGGGCATCTCGATGTTGGCGAGCAGATCCACGCGCTGGCCGTCGAGCGTCACCGCGGGCTTGTGGCGCAGCCGCGCGAGCCGGCCGCGCTCCAGATCGCCCTGCCGCTGCTTGAAGCCGTACTCGGCCAGGATGATCGGCGAGGGGTCGACGATCACCACGCCGGCATCGCCGTCGATGATCACCCAGTCGTCCTGGCGCACCAGCTGGCTCGCGGTGCGCGCGCCCACCACGGCCGGAATGTCCATGCTGCGCGCGACGATGGCGGTGTGCGAGGTGCGCCCGCCCACGTCGGTCACGAAGCCGGCGAACACGCTCTTCTTGAACTGGAGCATGTCGGCCGGCGAAAGGTCATGCGCAATCAGCACCAGCGGCGCATCGATGCCGTCGCCCGCGGTGGGGTCGTCATCGTCCTCGGCAGCGGGGCGCTTGCGGCGCGGCGGGCTCGGCGCGAGCACCGCGGCCGTGCCTTTCATGCGGTGCAGCAGCCGTTCGACCACCTGCTCGAGGTCGGCCTTGCGCTCGCGCAGGTACTCGTCCTCCATCTCGTCGAACTGGCGCGCGATGATTTCGAGCTGCGTGGTCAGGGCCCATTCGGCGTTGTAGAGCCGGTCGGTGATCCAGTGCTTCACGCCGCCGGTGAGCGCTTCGTCCTGCAGCAGCATCTGGTGCACTTCGAGCAGCGCCGCGAGCTCGTGCGGCGCATCGTTCGGGCCCATCAGCGCCACGTTGGTCTGCAGCTTGGCGAGCTCGTCGGCCACGGCGTTGCGGGCCGTGCGCACCCGGTCGATCTCGGTGTCGATCTCCTCGGGCTTGATGAAATAGTGGGCCACGTCGATGCGGCTCGACACCACCAGCACCGCGCGGCCAATGGCAATGCCACGGGCAACAGGGAGGCCGTGGACTGCGAAGGTCATGGGCGCCTGCCGAAGGTCATCGGCCGCCGCCGAAGGCAGCGACGACACGCAGTGCGGAGCGTGGGGGGCACACCGGCCGCCGCCGGGCCGCCCCAAGGCGGCCGAGCCCCCTCGGGGGGCAGCGACGACACGCGGTGCGGGAGCGCGGGGGCCACATTCATTCGCCTTCGCCGAACTTGTCGTTCATCAGCTGGATGATGGCGTCCATTGCCTCTTCCTCCTGCTGGCCGTTGGTTTCGAGCTCGACGGTCGAGCCGAGCCCGGCCGCAAGCATCATGACGCCCATGATGCTCTTGGCATTGATGCGGCGGTCGCCGCGCGAGAGCCACACCTCGCAAGGAAAGCTGCCTGCGATTTTGGTCAGCTTGGCCGATGCACGCGCATGCAGGCCCAACTTATTGCTGATGGTCACGGATTTCTTGATCACTGTGCTTTCTCTTCGCCTGATTCTGGGGTGCCGCGACGGCCACCTGCATGACACCCGCGGTGCCGCCCGCGATGGCGCGCTGCACCAGCGTTTCGAGCGGTTCGTGGCGGTAGGTCACCGCACGCAGCAACATCGGCAGATTGACGCCTGCCACCAGCCGCGAGCGGACGCCGTCCACCAGTTTCTGGGCCACGTTGCAGGGCGTTGCGCCGAACACGTCGGCCAGCACCAGCACCTGCGAGCGCGGTGCATTGAGCTGCTGCGCGAGCGTGATGCGGGCGGCAGCCAGCGTTTCTTCGGGCGATACGTTGGGCAGCACGTCGAGTGCGACGACGGCCTGCTCGCAATCGGGGAACACATGCAGCGCGCACCGCCGCAGCGCCTGCGCGAACGGTGAGTGGGCGATGATGAGGATGCTGTTCATGCGGGTCGGGGAACTACGCTCCGATTATGCGGGGGCGCCCAAAGGAAGTAGACATACGACATAACGCAGCAGGCCAGGAAAACGGACAGGGCCGCACGGAACGAGGCCACCGGATCGAGCCCGGCGCTGGCGAACAGGTCGATCAGCAAGCCGATGCCCCACTGCACGACAAATACGCCTGCAAAGAC
It includes:
- a CDS encoding response regulator transcription factor, which translates into the protein MPRILLIDDDEHLAAPLTTYFARFGYTLENAVRPSEGLAKLRAGPYDAAILDVMLPEMDGFALCREIRKESDIPIVMLTARGEVMDRVVGLELGADDYVPKPFEPRELVARVQTILRRQRSTPAAANGNGNGTQHRVFDGLSIDLDRRQVLRHGERVELTGTEFELLALLAAEPGKVFSRDDILNRLRGHEAELYTRAVDIVVSRLRKKLEPLDCIKTLRNAGYALAVARSEPA
- a CDS encoding DUF4260 domain-containing protein, with protein sequence MPAAGGVRMLLRVEGVVVLAASLAAYAQFGAGWGVFALWLLAPDLAMLGYLAGPRIGAAFYNATHSYLGAIVLLAVGALAAIPWAVTGGLIWCAHIGLDRALGYGLKYGAGFGSTHLGRIGRADPW
- a CDS encoding Spy/CpxP family protein refolding chaperone, which gives rise to MKHWIKRTLFGFAGLAVVAGSIAGCAGHRHGWGGGDSAEFRTKMVERVGSKLELDASQKQKLAVLSEKLQAQREAMRGAGGSGDPRSQFKALFAGNKLDQAAATRLVDEKTAAVRNGSPEIIAAAADFFDSLNAAQQQKVRDFMDRGGRRWGHHG
- the ptsP gene encoding phosphoenolpyruvate--protein phosphotransferase, which produces MTFAVHGLPVARGIAIGRAVLVVSSRIDVAHYFIKPEEIDTEIDRVRTARNAVADELAKLQTNVALMGPNDAPHELAALLEVHQMLLQDEALTGGVKHWITDRLYNAEWALTTQLEIIARQFDEMEDEYLRERKADLEQVVERLLHRMKGTAAVLAPSPPRRKRPAAEDDDDPTAGDGIDAPLVLIAHDLSPADMLQFKKSVFAGFVTDVGGRTSHTAIVARSMDIPAVVGARTASQLVRQDDWVIIDGDAGVVIVDPSPIILAEYGFKQRQGDLERGRLARLRHKPAVTLDGQRVDLLANIEMPEDTVGAVKAGAVGVGLFRSEFLFMGRESQRQTRLPDEEEQYQAYKRAVEGMQGMPVTIRTIDVGADKPIDGKVASKQEHLNPALGLRAIRWSLADPAMFLTQLRAILRAAAHGEIHLLIPMLAHVSEIRQTLSLIDFARSELDSRGAVYGKVKLGAMIEIPAAALTLKTFLKYFDFLSIGTNDLIQYTLAIDRADEAVAHLYDPAHPAVLKLVADTIAECRRQGKSVAVCGEMAGDVAFTRLLLGLGLRSFSMHPSRILAVKQEVLRADTSKLEVWAKGVLESDDPASVLAGS
- a CDS encoding HPr family phosphocarrier protein, translated to MIKKSVTISNKLGLHARASAKLTKIAGSFPCEVWLSRGDRRINAKSIMGVMMLAAGLGSTVELETNGQQEEEAMDAIIQLMNDKFGEGE
- a CDS encoding PTS sugar transporter subunit IIA; this translates as MNSILIIAHSPFAQALRRCALHVFPDCEQAVVALDVLPNVSPEETLAAARITLAQQLNAPRSQVLVLADVFGATPCNVAQKLVDGVRSRLVAGVNLPMLLRAVTYRHEPLETLVQRAIAGGTAGVMQVAVAAPQNQAKRKHSDQEIRDHQQ